Part of the Lycium ferocissimum isolate CSIRO_LF1 chromosome 6, AGI_CSIRO_Lferr_CH_V1, whole genome shotgun sequence genome, CACACtccgccatcttcatactcgtcccgccaaaccattggctctgataccagttgttgggctaaaacggcccaaagatactctttaacgtgatgtgatattgtccgctttgggccaagcccgcacggttttccccaaaaggcctcacatcattaagagtatccaactccttataagtagctctttttcttttcagctaccaatgtggtactttgttcgcacacccaacatcTTATTTCTCATTAAAGAGATGCTTTTCGTAGGGCTGATGTTATTGTATTTCCAGATTACTCTTTGCCGGTATATACAATATTCTTCTCTGTTTTtgttctgaattttttttttccccagaATTCTTAGCGTTTATTCAAAGTGCTCATCAAGCTTTTCATGTACTCAACCGTCGTATTTCTCCTGTTATAGATGTTATATAGTGGGTTCGGCACTGGCAACGTCTTTGTGATCCCCGGATCACCAAAAGACAATTGGGCTGCAGTTATAGTAGGAGACTTCAAAATCTCATTTAAAGGAGAAATGTGGTTATAAGAATGATGATCTCttggttttggttttggtttttggGAGTTCCGTTCTCTACGATGAGCTGTCCTGGGGTTATGCTTTGTCCATTCATAGAAACTTTGCTACTCAAATTTGCTGGAAGGAACGATGTTGAAGAGAGACTGAAGTTCGTTTTCATGTCAGGAAATTCCAGCGATAGGTATAACGAGGCATTGCAGGTAATTAAGGTACTTCTAAATTTCTGCATCCTGTTTCACTCTTATTCTGCCCTTCTAATTGATGGCTTGCCTTCACCTTCCTCTGCTTCACTAGTGTTTCAGCTTTATCTTAAAAGAAGTTTTGCTGTTTGAACTGTAAAATGTATAAATCTTCTTAGGTATATTTATGCATAACAACTGAAACTCATTTAGCCGAGGAAGTTCTAAATCATTTTCTCTAAATTTTACACTTTAAAGGGCTTTGTTATTTTAGTTGACTACGTGAAACCTTTGACCCTTCTGTCATCCAATatgtattttccattttttgttgTCTTCATTCCTTGCTAGTGCTTTACTGTGTTATTTGCAAGGTTGAGATGAAAGTTCAAGTGATATTGAATAATGCTTCACAACATTTTGCAGTAGCAGTAACGTGCGTGCGGTTTACTTACTATTATCTACGCAATAAAGAAACTATACTGTCTCAAAATTTGTAGGATATTGCTACTCGTCTAGGACTTTGTGAGGGATCTCTTTCACACCATGATATGAAGGGTGATGTTAACGGTATTACACTGATTGCTGACATCATCTTCTACTCTTCCCCCCAACATGAGCAAGAATATCCTCCAATTCTGATACGAGCTATGTCATTTTGAATACCGATTGTTGCACCAGACTACCCTGTCATTAAGAAATATGTAAGTCGATTAAGTGTCGTTGTCAACTTTTTTAAGCTGAAAAGTAGAATACTTTGCTGCTTATTTTGTCTTTCCCTGAAGAACCTTCTGTATCCAGGTTGTTGATGAAGTACATGGAATCATCTTCTCTCTACACAATTCAGATGAACTGGTGCAAGATTTCTCACTACTTATTTCTAATGAAAACTCATGAGATTTGCTCACACTACTGCATCTTCTGGGAGGCCGATCTCCAAGAACATGCTTGCAGTGGAATGCATTACAGGGTATGCAAAACTGCTGGAGAATGTCATAACTTTCTCATCTGATGTCATACTTCCAGGAGACACCTCTCAGCTTAAGCAGGGCTTATGGGAGTGGGTACATTTCCAAAAGGATGTAGAGAATGGTAATGACATAGAAGATCTTCAAATGAACGATGTGGATCCAATAAATTCCAGTGTTGTTTCTTACCTTGAAGTAGACATGACAGGTTTTGCTCCTTTGATGAATGTATCCAGAGATGATCCGGAGGCTTTaatggaagtctttccaagtgAGTTGGTGTGGGACGTCTTGAATGAGATGGAGCAATCTGAGAAAGTAAATAGACTGGAGACGGAGGAGGTatgtgaatattttttttactgaCAAGTAGTCCTTTTCCCTATCCATCCAGCCCTataaccaaaagaaaagaagaacaataaggaaaaggaaaaacaattGATCTGTACTTGtccatgtttttatttttcttgaattcccttTGATGCAAGATCTGTTGAGCACATGTTTTGTATATGTAGATTGAGGAGAGAGTGAAAAAAGACATTGGTGGGTGGGATGTAATATATCGTAGTGCTCGAAAAGCTGAAAAGCTTCAGTTTGAAACTAATGAGAGGGATGAAGGAGAGCTGGAAAGGACTGGGCAACCAGTATGCATTTATGACGTTTATGATGGAACTGGAGCTTGGTCATTTCTGCATCATGGTTCTTTGTACCGTGGGTTGAGCCTAGTGAGTTCCTGTGGCTTATTCTATATGTTTCAGTTTCATATGGTTTTCTCTCGTTTTTTGGGTATATGTTGGTACAGAAATGGAGTTTTTAAGAATACAATGCTATATGTTAAACATATTTGCTAATGCAGATCAAGTACGTTctcttaaattttaaattactCCATTACGTTACATCTCTCGTTTCTTTGGTTCTAACTATGGAATGTTCCCTTATAGTCAACTAAGCACGGAGATTGAGGTCAGATGATGTTGATGCAGTTGGCCGGCTTACCCTCTTGAATGAGACCTACTACTGGAATATCCTCTGTGAGATGGGTGGCATGTTCTCAATTGCAAACCATTTAGATAATATTCATAAGCGACCCTGGATTGGGTTCCAGTCATGGCGAGCTACTGGGAGAAAATTATGTTCTTAGTTCTTGATGAACTTTGACGTGTGAACTTGTTcttcttgtaattgttaaacTTGACACTGTCATATTCACATATAATCTCTATGTACTCTTTTCTTGTTAACAAGTTTCATATAGGATATACTAATGTATCAGGTTTCCTTATCTAAAAATGCTGAGCTGGCCCTAGAAGAAACAACACAGGCAAAGGCTAAAGGTGATGTAATATACTATTGGGCACATTTGGATGTGGATGGTGGTTTTACAGGAAGCAATGATGCTCGTACCTTCTGGTCAATGTGTGACATATTGAATGGAGGCAACTGCAGGTAAATATTACATCATGTACAGTGGGATTTGGACGAGCAGATTTATTTCAACATTATTCATTCCTGCCAGCATTTTTTCCTTCCCATTTGGTGGATAGGTTtcttgtatttgaaatttgaacaaTCTAGAGCTCTATTACATAAATTTGGTTGAATAATCCATTTATTTAGGCTTATCTAATAttgaatacaataataaatcccAAATTCAAGTTGATTCTATTTTGACTATTTCAAATTCTGAAGTCCACGAAGCTGGAAATGAAGATTTGAGAAATTCATGTCCTAGAATATACAATGTTAAGAGAGGAGAGTTAAGCAGGAAAACTGGAATTTTTACACCCTAATCCTCTTAATAAATATCTTCACCTTATGTGCAGAGGGGCGGGTGTATTTTTGCTTCATAGTTGTCTCAGCTAACTCTCATTCTTCCAGAAATGCTTTCCAAGATGCCTTTTGTAGAATGTATGGCTTACCATCACATATAGAAGCTCTCCCAACCATGCCTGGAGATGGTGGGAGATGGTCAGCACTACATAGCTGGGTTATGCCAACCTCTTCTTTTCTGAAGTTCGTTATGTTTTCCAGGTAATCTAAGGCAACAAACATATTATCGTGTGGCGTCATATTACTTGCATAAATTTGGATATTCAAGTTCGAAATATGAATTGTTTATGTGAACTAAAATGGTTTGAATTACAGGATGTTGTCGATGCTCTGGATGGTTTTCACGTGAATTCAAGCAATAGGACACATTGTATACTGgcaatatcaacattttttgTCCGAATTTTTACCACTAGACCACCAGAAGCAGCACTGTTACTGTCGGGTACTGGAACTGTTGGTAAATGTCTGGGCCTATCACAGTGCACGGCAGATGGTTTACATTAATCCTCACTCAGTTGTGCTGGAAGAAAAGCACTCAATTGAGCAGCGAAAAGGATATATGTGGGCGAAGTACTTCAACATGACATTGAAGACTATGGATGAAGACTTGGCAGAAGCTGCTGATGACAAATACCATCAAC contains:
- the LOC132059293 gene encoding uncharacterized protein LOC132059293 isoform X2 encodes the protein MRFAHTTASSGRPISKNMLAVECITGYAKLLENVITFSSDVILPGDTSQLKQGLWEWVHFQKDVENGNDIEDLQMNDVDPINSSVVSYLEVDMTGFAPLMNVSRDDPEALMEVFPSELVWDVLNEMEQSEKVNRLETEEIEERVKKDIGGWDVIYRSARKAEKLQFETNERDEGELERTGQPVCIYDVYDGTGAWSFLHHGSLYRGLSLSTKHGD
- the LOC132059293 gene encoding uncharacterized protein LOC132059293 isoform X1 gives rise to the protein MRFAHTTASSGRPISKNMLAVECITGYAKLLENVITFSSDVILPGDTSQLKQGLWEWVHFQKDVENGNDIEDLQMNDVDPINSSVVSYLEVDMTGFAPLMNVSRDDPEALMEVFPSELVWDVLNEMEQSEKVNRLETEEIEERVKKDIGGWDVIYRSARKAEKLQFETNERDEGELERTGQPVCIYDVYDGTGAWSFLHHGSLYRGLSLVSSCGLFYMFQFHMVFSRFLGICWYRNGVFKNTMLYVKHIC
- the LOC132059294 gene encoding uncharacterized protein LOC132059294 isoform X1, coding for MYQVSLSKNAELALEETTQAKAKGDVIYYWAHLDVDGGFTGSNDARTFWSMCDILNGGNCRNAFQDAFCRMYGLPSHIEALPTMPGDGGRWSALHSWVMPTSSFLKFVMFSRMLSMLWMVFT
- the LOC132059294 gene encoding uncharacterized protein LOC132059294 isoform X2; this translates as MEATAEGRVYFCFIVVSANSHSSRNAFQDAFCRMYGLPSHIEALPTMPGDGGRWSALHSWVMPTSSFLKFVMFSRMLSMLWMVFT